A single window of Nematostella vectensis chromosome 4, jaNemVect1.1, whole genome shotgun sequence DNA harbors:
- the LOC5511304 gene encoding protein-glucosylgalactosylhydroxylysine glucosidase, with protein sequence MLLVLVLLLSSFPLLVSSASTASVFEASELPTTDLMASVGNGYLATTVYSPTIYVSGVFNGRNTSSPSHRARIPSPCDISVRSNIPRDSTTNLYRLNVSEGVFHYYQTADKFQLEQKIYAHRVLEHVIVSELSVTNDREDDVAIVLDTRFNPKATSDIDFKIYTESEKAYLERFYWKSTETGVNDYKAMIGYIKEPEEPDSARIGVAVVWSDVPGPTTIPKKSSKKWYFVTAVASSLDAQDFLHGAYNAYEEALRDPEGLLDSHVTAWEKLWGEGRVDMKGNLPLAQAVYGSLYYILSSIRESWPYGLSPGGLASDGYYGHTFWDQETWMYPPVLILYPGLARSCLEYRVDRLAAAKERAAQRGYKGAMFPWESAVTGHEVCPGQVYADFEQHITGDIGFAAKQYYIATHDQAWLNDPGQRLIYGTAEFWASRAVFDESRDAYVINHVMPPDEYRSNVDNSVYTNVIAKLNLEFAASVLQDVPANWSRIAEKMFIPFDTKRQYHPEYEGYDLTEVKQADTILLGYPLMYPMSKDIRRNDLNVYEPRTDPDGPAMTKSMFAVNWLDIGETKKAEDSFNKSYLNVEEPFKVWTETPGGGAVNFITGAGGFLQAVLSGYTGLKLTEKHLEFNPRLLPATSEVRVTGVNYLGNSFNVVVGRESSDVTVTSRESSAPSLEAVVKSTGQRHMLKVGDAVSLRNEMVYIQASAGPRRRDLGRMWVRG encoded by the exons ATGTTGCTTGTTCTCGTTTTGCTCTTGTCTTCTTTTCCGCTTCTTGTCAGCTCGGCATCTACTGCGTCAGTCTTTGAAGCCAGTGAGCTGCCGACAACGGACCTCATGGCTTCCGTAGGCAACGGCTACCTCGCCACGACCGTCTACAGCCCCACCATCTACGTATCTGGTGTATTTAATGGAAGAAACACCTCTTCTCCGAGTCACCGGGCAAGGATTCCTTCGCCGTGCGACATATCTGTGAGGTCAAACATCCCGCGGGATTCAACCACGAACTTATATCGACTGAATGTCTCCGAAGGTGTGTTTCATTATTACCAAACGGCTGATAAGTTTCAATTAGAACAAAAGATCTACGCTCACAGAGTTCTGGAACATGTGATCGTTTCCGAGTTGTCGGTCACAAATGATAGAGAAGATGATGTGGCCATAGTCCTGGACACTCGCTTCAATCCTAAGGCTACCAGTGACATCGACTTCAAAATTTATACAGAAAGTGAGAAAGCCTACTTGGAAAGGTTCTATTGGAAAAGCACAGAAACAGGTGTTAATGATTACAAGGCTATGATTGGCTATATCAAGGAGCCCGAGGAACCGGATAGCGCGCGAATTGGGGTTGCTGTGGTATGGAGCGACGTTCCAGGCCCTACTACCATCCCAAAGAAATCTTCCAAAAAGTGGTACTTTGTGACAGCGGTAGCTAGCAGCCTGGATGCGCAGGACTTTCTGCACGGTGCTTATAATGCTTACGAAGAAGCGTTGAGGGATCCAGAAGGGCTTCTAGATAGCCACGTGACTGCCTGGGAGAAACtttggggggaagggagggttGACATGAAGGGGAACTTACCACTGGCCCAAGCAGTTTATGGCAGCCTCTATTATATCCTGAG CTCTATTCGCGAGTCGTGGCCATACGGACTGAGCCCTGGGGGACTCGCCAGTGATGGTTACTACGGCCACACCTTCTGGGACCAGGAGACCTGGATGTACCCCCCTGTCCTGATTCTGTACCCAGGCCTAGCGCGGAGCTGTCTGGAGTACCGTGTTGACAGGCTGGCTGCGGCAAAAGAGAGGGCGGCTCAACGAGGTTACAAAG GAGCCATGTTCCCTTGGGAAAGCGCTGTGACCGGGCACGAGGTGTGTCCCGGACAAGTGTACGCAGACTTCGAGCAGCACATTACGGGCGACATAGGATTCGCTGCCAAACAATACTACATTGCCACGCATGACCAGGCCTGGCTTAACGACCCAGGACAAAGGCTTATCTACGGCACTGCAGAATTCTGGGCCAGCAGGGCTGTGTTCGACGAATCACGAGACGCCTACGTGATCAATCACGTGATGCCTCCAGATGAGTACCGTTCGAATGTCGATAACTCCGTTTACACGAACGTCATCGCTAAACTGAACCTAGAATTTGCAGCGAGTGTTCTCCAAGATGTTCCAGCTAACTGGAGTAGAATAGCGGAGAAGATGTTCATACCGTTTGACACTAAACGCCAGTACCACCCTGAATACGAGGGTTATGACCTGACGGAGGTGAAACAAGCCGATACCATACTTCTGGGCTACCCACTCATGTACCCGATGAGCAAGGACATCCGACGCAATGACTTGAACGTGTACGAGCCCCGGACAGACCCGGACGGTCCGGCCATGACCAAATCCATGTTCGCCGTCAACTGGCTTGACATAGGAGAGACAAAGAAAGCGGAGGACTCGTTTAACAAGAGTTACTTGAACGTCGAGGAGCCGTTTAAAGTGTGGACCGAGACACCGGGCGGGGGTGCGGTGAATTTTATCACGGGGGCAGGCGGATTCCTCCAAGCAGTCCTTTCAGGCTATACTGGTCTAAAATTAACCGAAAAGCATTTAGAGTTCAACCCCAGGCTTCTCCCGGCCACGTCCGAAGTCAGGGTTACCGGTGTAAATTACCTCGGAAATAGCTTCAACGTCGTGGTTGGTAGAGAATCCTCTGACGTCACTGTGACGTCACGAGAATCTTCGGCCCCGAGCCTTGAGGCTGTGGTGAAGTCCACGGGTCAGCGGCACATGCTGAAGGTTGGAGACGCAGTGAGTTTACGTAACGAGATGGTGTATATTCAGGCGTCGGCGGGCCCGAGGAGAAGGGACCTGGGGAGGATGTGGGTTAGAGGGTAA